The following is a genomic window from Candidatus Kapaibacterium sp..
CCCGGACACCAATTTGTGCGGTCTATAATCCAAGTGCCACCTTGCGGGAAAACCGGAATGATTCCGCAATCACGCCAAATCCATTGCGAATGAGTCTGCACATTATTCACTTTGACATACGCTTCTTTTCGGCAAAATTCTGCACAATTATCACTGTTACCACCAAATCCGTGTCCGGTTTGGATGACGATTAATTTTGCACCCTTCTCTTCATTTGAAAACGTATAATCAAAAGCAGGAACTTTCGATTCAAAATTTCCGTCATACACTGCACTAATATATTGTAAATATGTGTGTCGGTTGATTATATTTCGTGGTGGAGTGCCCTCGATGAAGCTGAAAGTCAGTTGCAAATCCTCTTGGTCATTTTGGTCAAACGGGTCTCCCCAACCGCCATTGGGCGAAGAAAGGTGCACTCTGCCGGCTATCATATCTTTCAAATCGCTAACGTCCAATGTCCAAGTAAAACCTGCACCCAAGTTTAAGCCATTGCCGTAAGGCGTGATGAATCTCATCAATTCATAACGTTCTCTAATTGTGACATTGTCATTGAAATACACACGTTTTTTAGCTAACGTTATCACCGAATCAGCCGCGACAAGAGTGGAATCAGTTGCTTTGCCGTTTTCATCCCATTCATAATTATCATAATACAAATTCCAAACAATCATCGAATCTACTGCCTTAGTCGGTGTTTCCGAATCAATATCGTAAAAATATAGCACTGTGGAATTCTTGGCAGTTTTTTTGGTTTCCCACACGCCATCTACCTGAATTCTCTCATAGTTCCAAGCAGTATCATTCACGAAGGAATAAGTTGCAGGTGAGCCGCCGTTGACTCGGAATGAGGGAGCATAATAATGACTGACGAAAACATTCGAAATGTAATCCCACTCGCCGCATGGCTTACCGGGTGGGCATCTAAGAGTGAAATGGAGCAAAATTCTCTGGAATTCTTCGTCAATCGAAGGGAAATCGTACCATCCCTCTCTGCGGTCTTGAAATTCGATTGTGCGGACTTTGACTGTGTCGCCATCAGCGGAAAATGCTGCCATACTGCCAAACAACAAGTATGCAACAACAAAAGCTACTAAAATTTTTACAATTTTCATGTTTTTCTCAATATGTCAAATTTAAAAATCTAATTTAATAATAATACACTAAAATACAAAGAGTCACAACAATTTTAAATGAATATCATGAGATAAACGTTAAAAAGTGAGTTTATGTTATTTAAAACAAATTTGAGTTATACATGTTGAAAGTAGAAGACACAATACTCTTTAGCGGTGGTGCCAATGGTGCCGAAGAAGAGTTTGGCAGAATAGCCGAAAAATATGGAATCGACGAAGTGAATTTTTCATTCGAAGGGCACGAAATCGCCCGTACGCGTGGAATTAGAATTTTGAATCATGAAGAATTGAAGCAAGGCGATATCAGTATGACATATGCTTCGCGCTTGATGAACCGAAAATACCCTGAAACTCAGCTTTTCCGTAAGATTTTGCAAACGATTTGGTATCAAATCAACAAGGGTCAGGAAGTTTTCGTAATCGGGAAAATCCAAAATGATAAGACTGTCAAAGGTGGCACCGGATGGGGCGCTGAATTTGCCAAAATTTGCAATAAGCCTCTTTACGTTTTTGACCAAGAGCAAAATCGTTGGTTCAAATGGAATCGTGAAAATTGGATAAATGTCACCGACCCGGTCATTACAAATGCACATTTTACCGGAACAGGCACCAGACTGCTTAAAGACAATGGCAAAAAAGCTATTGAAGAATTATTTGCAAGATCATTTGCATAATTGACCAAAATTCCGTATATTGAAGTAATCTATATGCAATATTGTAGATTACTTTTTTTTATTTGTGTTGATTTTCATTTTTATATGGGATGGTTTTTAAGTGTACAAGAAAATTTTACAAAAGAAAGCTTACAAAAAAATAACAGCTGACGATTTGAAATTCGTAATGGAAAATGACGAACCGCCTTTGTTAGTTGACGTTTGCGAAGAATGGGAATTCCATCGCAATCATATTGAAGGAGCTGTAAATATACCGTTATCCATAATTGATACATTTGTTCATGAAATAACAACAAAGTATCCTGAATATAATGAAATAGTCGTGTATTGCACTTTCGGTGTTCGTAGCAAAACCGCAGCAACGATTCTGAACAAGCACGGCTTCAAAAACGTCTATTCGCTAATTGGGGGAAGTACGTCTTATTTTCGTTCACAACAATGACGAAAACTAAGTGGCTTATCGTTGGTTTAGGCAATCCCGGTTCAAAGTACCAATTAACTCGGCATAACATCGGAATGCGAGTAGTAGAATCCTTTACATCAAAATGCAAGTCTGAATTCAAATTCGGACCGGATTGCGAATTTGCAGAATTCAAATATGCAGGTCAGGAAGTATATACTTGCCTACCAACGACTTATATGAACAATTCGGGAATCGCAGTCAAAAAAATGCTGAATAAATATGGCATTTCACCCGAGAATGTTGTGATTTGCGTGGATGAATACAATTTCCAAGTTGGTAGAATTCATCTCAAATCAGCGGGTAGCGATGGTGGACATAATGGGATTGCATCGGTAATCGAGCATATAAACGCAAGCAATTTTATTCGATTGAGGCTTGGAATTGGCAAAGACTTCGGTCCCGGCGGAATGTCGGACTACGTCTTATCGCATTTTTATCCAAACGAAGATGAGACTGTCAATGATATGATTAATGACGGTGTCAAGGCATTGGAAATGGTCTTGAAAATCGGATTCGCGCGTGCGATGTCGGATGTTAACGCTCACCAATCCAAGAAATTTGACTCAAAATCGAAAAAGCAAAGCTCTCCTAAAGGTGATAAAACTAATAATAAATCATTTCCTCTGGCAAATAAAATATCACACAAAAGCACGGTTCACGGGGTTGAAATCATTGATGATTACTTCTGGATGAGACGCAAAGAAGACCCCAATGTCATAAAATATCTCAAAGCCGAGAATAAGTACGCCGAACAAAAGATGAAGGATACGAGTGAACTTCAAGAGAAGATTTACAATGAAATCATTTCCAGAATCCAAGAGACTGATTTATCTGTACCGGTCAAGCGGGACGATTATTACTATTATTCAAGGACGGTTCAAGGCTTGCAATACCCAATTTATTGCCGTCGAAAAGGCTCAATGGATGCTCCCGAGCAAGTCATTCTTGACCATAATCAATTAGCCGAAGGCAAGCAATATTTACAAATTGGTTCGATTGCAGTCAGCCCGAATCATGAAATCGCAGCATATTCAACAGATTCAGAGGGTTACGAATCTTATTCAATTAATT
Proteins encoded in this region:
- a CDS encoding rhodanese-like domain-containing protein; protein product: MYKKILQKKAYKKITADDLKFVMENDEPPLLVDVCEEWEFHRNHIEGAVNIPLSIIDTFVHEITTKYPEYNEIVVYCTFGVRSKTAATILNKHGFKNVYSLIGGSTSYFRSQQ